One region of Pieris rapae chromosome Z, ilPieRapa1.1, whole genome shotgun sequence genomic DNA includes:
- the LOC111003371 gene encoding probable ATP-dependent RNA helicase DDX43, which yields MEFNNFNIPKIVASVGQRAPPERSCQSTANYSSNGQREGPRSNHSHAALILNEPCVDKVMSIPSAKVGQVIGSGGAKVRDLQHSFNVRIKIGKSAVDTTDIILFGTDSAITKVEEMIKELIDEKWSSTKPEVSSSSGTSAQAGSCPNKYVHGKGKETIPKVLTQCNQAQNTNTVNLPNIVKNFYKEDPVISLMPRDMITYWRNIYDIDVKLRGKHDKVKEIPNLLFTFEQAFKDYPEILEKLYKQGLTKPFPIQSQVWPILLKGEDMIATAQTNVGKTLAFLLPALVHVLGQPTPRIERAGPSALFVAPTKQLAIQIQKELKKYVYNGITSMCYIHVADLYEDFYFILKGVDIIITTPRRLADLIIVKQINVRCISYIVLDEVDQMLDMGFGPQINLSLIELGSEHQFVMTSATLSPAVRHLADTYMNNPIYVNVGSIHTIKAGYTITQKVKVVDENDKFTLLNQFMYNLDSNKKVLIICATKTIAYNVAEDLFDNGFECDSFVDQSEIEEGFDDTSNILIATNVADIVLKDITHFVNFDFPEKIEDYVKRIIQIESAGGKGVVISIMTQNDSANASALIDILNKGKQEVPSELQNMVEVYNKSKKEIKRGRHGQKGRKQ from the coding sequence atggaatttaataatttcaatataccAAAAATTGTTGCTTCAGTTGGACAAAGAGCGCCGCCTGAACGAAGTTGCCAATCAACAGCAAATTATTCTTCGAATGGCCAGAGAGAGGGTCCTCGATCTAACCATTCCCATGCAGCACTTATCCTAAATGAACCTTGTGTTGACAAAGTTATGTCAATTCCTTCAGCTAAAGTTGGGCAAGTGATAGGTAGTGGTGGAGCTAAAGTTCGTGATTTACAACATAGTTTTAATGTcagaataaaaataggtaaatcTGCTGTAGATACCACAGATATTATACTCTTTGGAACTGATTCTGCAATAACAAAAGTGGAAGAAATGATTAAGGAACTTATTGATGAAAAATGGTCCTCTACAAAACCAGAAGTAAGCTCATCATCAGGTACTTCTGCTCAGGCTGGTTCATGTCCAAATAAATATGTGCATGGCAAAGGAAAGGAAACTATTCCAAAGGTATTAACCCAATGCAACCAggcacaaaacacaaatacggttaatttaccaaatattgttaaaaacttttataaagaaGATCCAGTAATTTCTTTAATGCCTCGAGATATGATCACTTATTGGCGCAATATCTATGACATTGATGTGAAACTAAGAGGAAAACATGATAAAGTTAAGGAGATAcccaatttattatttacatttgagCAAGCATTTAAAGATTATCCAGAAAtacttgaaaaattatataagcaAGGATTAACAAAACCTTTTCCAATACAGAGCCAAGTTTGGCCTATTTTACTAAAGGGAGAAGATATGATTGCTACTGCACAAACAAATGTGGGCAAAACTTTAGCCTTCTTGTTACCTGCTTTAGTTCACGTTTTAGGGCAGCCTACACCTAGAATAGAGCGAGCAGGGCCGTCCGCACTTTTTGTAGCCCCTACCAAACAATTAGctatacaaattcaaaaagagTTAAAGAAATATGTCTACAATGGCATTACAAGTATGTGTTATATACATGTGGCAGATTTGTATGaagacttttattttattttaaagggaGTGGATATCATTATTACAACTCCTAGAAGATTGGCCGATTTGATCatagtaaaacaaataaatgttcgCTGCATCTCTTATATTGTACTGGATGAGGTTGATCAAATGTTAGATATGGGTTTTGGGCCTCAGATTAACTTATCTTTGATAGAACTGGGATCTGAACATCAATTTGTTATGACATCTGCCACCTTGTCTCCAGCTGTACGTCATCTAGCTGATACTTACATGAACAATcctatttatgtaaatgttggTTCCATCCATACCATTAAAGCAGGGTATACCATCACTCAAAAAGTGAAAGTTGTAGAcgaaaatgataaatttactttactcaatcaatttatgtataatttggattctaataaaaaagtattaattatctGTGCAACTAAAACTATAGCCTACAATGTTGCTGAAGACTTATTTGATAATGGATTTGAGTGCGATTCATTTGTTGATCAAAGTGAAATTGAAGAAGGATTTGATGATACAAGCAATATATTAATAGCCACAAATGTTGCGGACATTGTCCTGAAAGATATAACCCATTTTGTTAACTTTGACTTTCCTGAGAAAATTGAGGATTATGTTAAGAGAATTATCCAAATTGAAAGTGCTGGGGGGAAAGGCGTTGTTATATCTATAATGACACAAAATGATTCAGCAAATGCCAGTGCTTTGATCGATATTTTGAACAAAGGAAAACAAGAGGTTCCTAGTGAACTCCAAAACATGGTTGAGGTCTATAACAAgtctaaaaaagaaattaaacgaGGTCGGCATGGTCAAAAAGGAAGAAAACAGTAA
- the LOC111003365 gene encoding uncharacterized protein LOC111003365 yields MWMTLRTMGPVNVRCREWVRVTGNEDLVYLPIEKLNRTKYVCERHFRKKDFTKTGNRLKRYAVSSLNLTASPLSSSQMTDFPLHVFQPTETTSRSATATATSVPGAVKDRIDSHTEPIPSTSSKDHCDTSTLVAAKPVTSALLLQPILLQH; encoded by the exons ATgtggatgactttgaggacgaTGGGCCCAGTTAATGTtag ATGCAGGGAATGGGTACGAGTAACAGGCAATGAGGATCTTGTTTATTTGCCAATAGAAAAGTTGAACAGAACTAAATATGTGTGTGAACGCCATTTTAGAAAAAAGGATTTTACTAAAACTGGAAACCGACTTAAGAGATATGCTGTATCCAGTTTAAACTTAACAGCATCCCCTTTAAGCAGTAGCCAAATGACTGATTTCCCACTTCATGTGT TTCAACCTACTGAAACCACTAGCAGAAGTGCTACAGCTACGGCTACTTCTGTCCCTGGCGCAGTTAAGGATAGAATAG ATTCACATACTGAACCCATACCTTCCACCAGCTCAAAAGACCATTGTGACACAAGTACCTTGGTTGCTGCTAAACCTGTCACTTCTGCATTGTTACTGCAGCCCATTTTGTTGCAGCATTAA